A stretch of the Balneolales bacterium ANBcel1 genome encodes the following:
- the fliF gene encoding flagellar basal-body MS-ring/collar protein FliF — protein MGRITESIQAFFEPLTMAQRTMFVLMITLLVIILGGVFYWTLKPEYTILFGSMNNEAAREVAAELEEQGVSFRVEDSGRSIYVRSNQVHELRMRLASVGLAAHSDVQGYELFDENTLGMTDFMQRINKKRALEGELSRTIASLEQVENSRVHLVLPERTPFQRTTVEASASIILTLKRGQGLSKDQISGMTALVAGSVEGLGADAITVLDQNGNRLTDSASGTGGFASGSSQMELRQKTEAYLTERGQTMLDRVLGPGNSILRVAAEHDFDRLTRESDLIDPDSRTIISEERRTDSQNHEDFQQVPIDEFTPINLRGESVLLSSRNNENVVQTRNYEVNKVRELFEKPEGDIRRISASLLLNYKQTREVSEEGETVLVDEPYTQDELQELQEVVRTALGIQMNRGDELTITQIRFFDPAMDELYPHGEQPVPWNQVIRWSLILAALLAFALLIYNMSKRFRDETSPVLFQGYTNGQDVAVSEQGATDQSEGDSVNMSEEEENFYNRKLSPAARKQLDEKSFVVEEIRDFIEMQPDEAASVVRAMMTFSKKVS, from the coding sequence ATGGGACGTATTACCGAGAGTATTCAAGCATTTTTCGAACCGCTGACCATGGCGCAGCGAACCATGTTCGTTTTGATGATCACCCTGCTCGTCATCATCCTGGGGGGCGTGTTTTACTGGACGCTCAAACCCGAATACACCATTTTGTTTGGCTCCATGAATAATGAGGCGGCCCGTGAAGTTGCCGCCGAGCTTGAGGAGCAGGGGGTCAGCTTCCGTGTTGAGGACAGCGGACGCTCCATCTATGTGAGAAGCAATCAGGTGCATGAACTCCGCATGAGGCTGGCATCGGTCGGCCTCGCCGCGCATTCCGACGTGCAGGGGTACGAACTTTTTGATGAGAACACGCTCGGTATGACGGATTTCATGCAGCGGATCAACAAGAAACGGGCGCTGGAAGGGGAGCTCTCGCGGACCATCGCCAGCCTTGAGCAGGTCGAAAATTCCCGCGTCCACCTCGTGCTTCCGGAACGCACACCCTTTCAGCGAACCACGGTGGAGGCATCAGCTTCAATAATTTTGACACTTAAACGTGGCCAGGGCCTCTCCAAGGATCAAATCTCCGGAATGACCGCTCTGGTTGCCGGTAGTGTGGAAGGGCTGGGTGCCGACGCCATTACGGTACTGGACCAGAACGGCAATAGACTGACCGATTCCGCATCGGGAACCGGCGGTTTTGCCTCCGGATCCAGTCAGATGGAGCTGAGACAAAAAACCGAGGCGTACCTGACCGAGCGCGGCCAAACCATGCTCGACCGGGTGCTTGGTCCCGGCAACAGCATCCTGCGAGTTGCCGCCGAACACGATTTCGATCGGCTGACCAGGGAATCCGACCTGATCGATCCCGACAGCCGTACCATTATCTCCGAGGAACGCCGAACGGACTCCCAGAACCATGAGGACTTCCAGCAGGTACCCATCGATGAGTTCACCCCCATTAACCTCCGCGGTGAAAGCGTACTTCTCTCCAGCCGAAACAACGAAAATGTTGTTCAGACCCGGAATTACGAAGTCAACAAAGTCCGCGAACTGTTTGAAAAGCCGGAAGGTGATATCCGGAGAATCAGCGCCTCGCTCCTGCTGAATTACAAGCAGACCAGGGAAGTCAGCGAGGAGGGGGAAACCGTTCTGGTTGATGAGCCCTATACCCAGGACGAGCTGCAGGAGCTGCAGGAAGTGGTGCGGACCGCACTTGGCATTCAGATGAATCGCGGCGATGAGCTGACGATCACACAGATCCGGTTCTTTGATCCCGCCATGGATGAATTGTACCCGCACGGTGAGCAGCCGGTTCCCTGGAATCAGGTGATTCGATGGTCACTGATCCTCGCCGCCCTGCTTGCATTTGCCTTGCTGATCTACAATATGTCGAAACGATTCCGTGATGAAACGTCACCGGTACTGTTCCAGGGGTACACCAACGGCCAGGATGTCGCGGTATCGGAACAGGGTGCAACTGACCAGAGTGAGGGAGATAGTGTGAATATGTCTGAAGAAGAGGAAAATTTCTACAACCGCAAGCTGAGTCCTGCTGCCAGAAAACAACTGGACGAGAAATCATTCGTGGTCGAGGAGATCCGCGACTTCATCGAAATGCAGCCTGACGAGGCCGCCAGTGTGGTGCGGGCAATGATGACATTCAGTAAAAAAGTGAGTTGA
- the fliE gene encoding flagellar hook-basal body complex protein FliE yields MINPIELRGLQQAGEVRSGLQRPELRTPDTKDSFADMLTRAVGSVDQTMKTSEQSIQDFAAGRTENVHEVMINMQRAQLSFQMMVEVRNKAIETYQEISRMQI; encoded by the coding sequence ATGATCAATCCCATTGAACTACGAGGACTCCAACAGGCCGGTGAGGTCCGGTCTGGTTTGCAGCGCCCCGAACTGCGTACACCCGACACCAAAGATTCGTTTGCCGATATGCTGACCCGCGCGGTTGGTTCTGTCGATCAAACCATGAAAACATCCGAACAGAGCATCCAGGACTTTGCCGCCGGCCGCACCGAGAATGTCCATGAGGTCATGATCAACATGCAGCGGGCACAGCTCAGCTTTCAGATGATGGTCGAAGTGCGCAACAAAGCAATCGAGACCTATCAGGAAATAAGCCGAATGCAAATATAG
- a CDS encoding flagellar basal body rod C-terminal domain-containing protein, with translation MQREKISVATRNIANAGTSAPEGSSNAYKPQSVQTSIGNRHDFQRVLLDNVDTLRRTEARHMGSPGAASASSANGPSGSLGPQAQITETESFRHEYDPNHPDADENGMVRYPDVDLIREMTQLVSANRLYEANLSAIEAEKQIIKRSLEI, from the coding sequence GTGCAGCGTGAAAAAATTTCCGTTGCTACGCGGAATATTGCCAACGCCGGAACATCCGCACCGGAGGGATCCTCCAATGCCTACAAACCTCAGTCCGTGCAGACGAGCATCGGTAACCGGCACGACTTTCAACGGGTGCTACTGGACAATGTCGACACTCTTCGCCGCACCGAAGCGCGCCATATGGGTTCTCCGGGGGCGGCATCCGCAAGTTCCGCAAACGGGCCGTCCGGCAGCCTGGGTCCGCAGGCACAGATTACTGAAACCGAATCGTTCCGCCACGAGTACGATCCCAACCATCCCGATGCCGATGAAAACGGAATGGTCCGGTATCCGGATGTGGACCTGATCCGGGAGATGACCCAGCTGGTCAGCGCCAACCGGTTGTACGAAGCCAACCTGAGTGCCATCGAAGCGGAAAAACAAATTATCAAACGCTCACTTGAAATTTAG
- a CDS encoding flagellar basal body protein, whose protein sequence is MKLIDDNHSQLLGRTMDALTLRQRITSANIANLDTPGYKKLDVRFENELRKVQDSQGVRGMKEVAPEIVETGEAPVLEDEMLEMTDTQIRVNVMARSLRHHFDMLRTGITGINR, encoded by the coding sequence ATGAAACTCATTGACGACAACCACTCACAACTGTTGGGCAGGACCATGGATGCCCTTACCCTGCGGCAGAGAATCACCTCTGCGAACATTGCCAATCTGGACACACCCGGTTATAAAAAGCTGGATGTCCGGTTCGAAAATGAACTGCGCAAAGTACAGGACAGTCAGGGTGTGCGGGGTATGAAAGAGGTGGCGCCGGAGATCGTGGAAACCGGAGAGGCTCCTGTACTGGAGGACGAAATGCTGGAAATGACCGATACCCAGATCCGCGTGAATGTCATGGCTCGCTCTTTGCGGCACCATTTTGACATGCTCCGCACAGGGATCACAGGAATTAACCGATAA
- a CDS encoding histidine kinase dimerization/phospho-acceptor domain-containing protein codes for MHQTGDPVYPREYRPDTPSDHPLKAFYGNSEYHDGSDLIGDATHQDGPDRCDGAEYHSRTNEFRVAVEEATVGDELTSLVTNLSCPAFITDEHGIVVAFNAEALQKNSGRDPEGRPLNHLLWAREKVGAMEMAYINRSWMIVSEERLSLEASEFKMVTLRDHPDLPSMEVIESARDMIAVMLHRFRSPMTGMQGYLDLLLGNTENDREQKRLETLNEGMSQLNGMLDELEQLYDSHSDSNAEPLYLQAVIREAVAELNDDTRKQVMISEDSKHKPVRLSRKKVRGILDILLKNAAEHTSGHQNGIHIELESGRKVVVTNYGEPIPDFLRARMFHPFMTNKAQNMGIGLTHAHLLARYLGASVIPVKNCREEGISFTLLLPPSFS; via the coding sequence ATGCATCAAACAGGCGATCCAGTATATCCACGGGAATATCGACCGGACACCCCCTCCGATCACCCCCTGAAAGCGTTTTACGGTAATTCGGAGTATCACGACGGGTCCGACCTCATTGGCGATGCGACGCACCAGGACGGGCCCGATCGCTGTGACGGTGCCGAATACCACTCCAGGACTAACGAATTCCGGGTCGCAGTGGAAGAAGCAACTGTTGGAGATGAACTTACTTCACTGGTCACCAACCTTTCCTGTCCGGCATTTATCACCGACGAGCACGGGATCGTTGTTGCCTTCAATGCGGAAGCTCTGCAAAAAAACAGTGGCAGAGATCCGGAAGGGCGTCCGCTGAACCATCTGTTATGGGCGCGCGAAAAAGTTGGCGCCATGGAAATGGCTTACATCAACCGTTCCTGGATGATCGTATCCGAAGAACGTCTGAGCCTGGAAGCATCAGAATTCAAAATGGTGACACTGCGGGATCACCCGGACCTTCCCTCGATGGAGGTGATCGAGTCCGCACGGGACATGATCGCCGTGATGCTGCACCGGTTCCGGTCACCGATGACCGGAATGCAGGGGTATCTTGATCTGCTGCTTGGAAATACGGAAAATGACCGGGAGCAGAAAAGGCTGGAAACCCTGAATGAAGGCATGTCGCAGCTTAACGGAATGCTCGATGAGCTGGAACAGCTATATGACAGTCATTCCGATTCCAATGCCGAGCCGTTGTACCTGCAGGCGGTAATCCGGGAAGCCGTTGCCGAACTGAATGACGATACCCGAAAGCAAGTCATGATCAGCGAGGACAGCAAACACAAGCCGGTCCGCCTCAGCCGCAAGAAAGTCCGCGGCATCCTGGACATACTGCTGAAAAACGCCGCCGAACACACCAGCGGCCATCAAAACGGCATTCACATAGAGTTGGAATCGGGGCGAAAAGTGGTAGTAACCAATTATGGCGAGCCCATACCCGATTTTTTGAGAGCACGGATGTTTCATCCGTTCATGACCAACAAGGCTCAGAATATGGGGATCGGACTGACACACGCTCATCTGCTTGCCCGATATCTTGGAGCGTCCGTGATCCCTGTAAAAAACTGCCGGGAGGAAGGAATTTCCTTTACGCTACTGCTGCCGCCCTCATTTTCCTGA
- a CDS encoding response regulator, producing the protein MGLNILVVDDSSVMRSMIIKTIKLSGADIGTIYQAGNGQEGLDLLEKESVDLVLMDINMPVMDGMEMLEKVRSNPGTSDVPVMVVSTESNEQRISLFYEYGASFVHKPFTPEELGEEIDNLTSSLS; encoded by the coding sequence ATGGGATTGAATATACTTGTTGTGGACGACAGCAGTGTCATGCGGAGCATGATCATTAAAACCATAAAACTCAGCGGCGCTGATATCGGAACGATATACCAGGCCGGCAACGGGCAGGAAGGGCTTGATTTGCTTGAAAAAGAGAGCGTCGACCTGGTTCTCATGGATATTAACATGCCGGTAATGGACGGGATGGAGATGCTGGAAAAAGTGCGGTCCAATCCGGGTACCAGCGACGTGCCCGTCATGGTAGTATCCACCGAGAGCAATGAGCAGCGTATCTCTCTGTTCTATGAGTATGGCGCCTCTTTTGTCCACAAACCCTTCACGCCGGAAGAGCTGGGCGAAGAGATCGACAATCTGACCAGCAGCCTGAGCTGA
- a CDS encoding chemotaxis response regulator protein-glutamate methylesterase yields the protein MIKVLVVDDSALVRRILTEELNQQKDIQVVGSAMDPYVAREKIVELKPDVITLDLEMPRMDGLSFLSRLMKHYPMPVVVVSSLAPRNSENALMALQLGAVEVICKPGSAYSTQDISMQLARAIRTASVARFEKGFASGNGRKPAGPVSTDKVRLIKTTSKIVAIGASTGGTRAIEAILTRLPGDMPGIAMVQHMPPVFTTGFAERLNKICAMEVREAKDGDCLEQGVALLAPGNYHMIVEKSGARYYVRVKEGPPVHHQRPSVDVLFNSVAQAAGVNAVGALLTGMGADGAKGMLAMKQAGALTMAQDEHTSVVFGMPKEAIRIGAADQVLPLQKFPEELVNAISRQRESNRQRHTLTD from the coding sequence GTGATAAAAGTACTTGTTGTTGATGACTCGGCGCTCGTTCGCCGGATTTTGACGGAGGAACTCAACCAGCAGAAAGATATTCAGGTGGTGGGTTCGGCCATGGATCCCTATGTGGCCAGGGAAAAAATTGTAGAGCTGAAACCGGATGTCATCACCCTGGATCTGGAAATGCCCCGCATGGACGGACTCTCGTTTCTCTCCCGTTTGATGAAACACTATCCCATGCCGGTGGTGGTTGTGAGTTCGCTGGCTCCCCGAAACAGTGAAAACGCGCTGATGGCGTTGCAGCTGGGAGCGGTTGAAGTAATCTGTAAGCCGGGCTCAGCCTACTCAACCCAGGATATTTCAATGCAACTGGCCAGAGCCATCCGTACCGCATCGGTTGCTCGATTTGAAAAGGGTTTTGCTTCCGGAAACGGAAGAAAACCAGCCGGGCCCGTATCGACGGATAAAGTCCGGCTGATCAAGACGACCAGCAAGATTGTTGCCATCGGTGCCTCAACAGGCGGAACACGCGCTATTGAGGCCATTTTGACCCGCCTGCCCGGCGATATGCCCGGGATTGCCATGGTACAGCACATGCCGCCGGTATTTACCACCGGCTTTGCCGAGCGCCTGAATAAAATCTGCGCCATGGAGGTGCGGGAAGCCAAAGACGGTGACTGCCTGGAGCAGGGGGTTGCGCTTCTGGCCCCGGGTAACTATCACATGATTGTGGAAAAAAGTGGTGCCAGATATTATGTGCGGGTGAAGGAAGGGCCTCCGGTTCACCATCAGCGGCCCAGTGTTGATGTCCTTTTCAACTCCGTGGCACAGGCGGCCGGGGTTAACGCGGTGGGCGCGCTGCTCACCGGAATGGGAGCCGACGGTGCGAAAGGAATGCTGGCCATGAAGCAGGCGGGTGCACTTACCATGGCTCAGGATGAGCATACTTCAGTAGTGTTCGGTATGCCCAAAGAAGCGATCCGGATAGGAGCGGCCGACCAGGTGCTCCCCCTGCAAAAGTTTCCGGAAGAGCTCGTAAATGCGATATCCCGGCAGCGGGAGTCCAATCGTCAAAGACATACGTTAACGGATTAA
- a CDS encoding chemotaxis protein CheX produces the protein MTTKTTYADDIYKIAIETFELMCYMFPLDESEFPEDAQHNLDRYVTSAARFDGAAEGGLVISACEGLMDALAENMLGTDDATDSQKEGALCEIVNIICGNVAPFFSKDDKICYIRPPEIIPDRENPEQRFEGMNHETVMVHLDEGCAKITVYYS, from the coding sequence ATGACAACAAAGACCACATACGCCGACGATATTTACAAAATTGCCATTGAGACGTTTGAGCTCATGTGCTACATGTTTCCGCTGGACGAATCGGAGTTTCCCGAAGATGCACAGCATAATCTGGACCGGTACGTTACTTCTGCCGCCCGTTTCGACGGTGCAGCCGAAGGCGGGCTGGTCATTTCGGCCTGTGAAGGGTTGATGGACGCCCTGGCGGAAAACATGCTCGGTACCGACGACGCAACGGATTCTCAAAAAGAAGGTGCGCTCTGTGAAATCGTAAATATCATCTGTGGCAATGTCGCGCCATTTTTCAGTAAGGACGACAAGATCTGCTACATTCGTCCGCCTGAAATCATTCCCGACCGGGAGAATCCGGAGCAGCGGTTTGAGGGGATGAACCATGAAACCGTAATGGTTCACCTTGATGAAGGGTGTGCAAAAATTACGGTCTATTATTCTTGA
- a CDS encoding chemotaxis protein CheD, whose protein sequence is MKIIVNVSDLKISDSPHEELITYALGSCLGVVIYDPVAMVGGMLHVMMPLSSADPEKAKRNPAMYVDTGVFSLLQQCYDFGATKRNMRISVAGGASMKQSNGNDYFKIGKRNFTVLRKMLWKNGLMIHAQDVGGNKSRTMLLRMSDGLITINKNPMVTEPVRKTAVSR, encoded by the coding sequence ATGAAAATCATAGTAAATGTGAGTGACCTGAAGATTTCGGACAGTCCTCATGAGGAACTCATCACCTATGCCCTGGGCAGCTGCCTTGGGGTGGTTATTTACGACCCGGTGGCCATGGTGGGAGGAATGTTGCACGTAATGATGCCGCTCTCGTCTGCCGATCCGGAGAAGGCAAAACGCAACCCGGCCATGTATGTGGATACCGGGGTGTTTTCGCTTCTGCAGCAGTGTTACGATTTCGGAGCTACCAAGAGGAACATGAGGATTTCGGTAGCAGGCGGCGCCAGCATGAAACAGAGCAACGGAAATGATTACTTCAAAATCGGTAAGAGGAACTTCACCGTGCTTAGAAAAATGCTCTGGAAGAACGGGCTCATGATTCACGCCCAGGATGTCGGAGGGAATAAGTCTCGCACCATGCTGCTGAGGATGTCCGACGGCCTTATAACCATCAACAAAAACCCCATGGTGACGGAGCCTGTTCGAAAAACAGCCGTCAGCCGCTGA
- a CDS encoding protein-glutamate O-methyltransferase CheR: MKIQTAPTADLTRLELKSSEFKKVSTLLYDYCGINMHEGKEALVRARLLKRIRKLGLGSFKEYFDYVESDNAGAEFLSLVDVLTTNKTSFFRESAHFDFIRKEVIPEIRDRHVTWWSAGCSSGEEPVSWAITWLEERVAGHRGSARILATDISSIVLNKAKAGIYPVEHIKGIPEYIRKRYFIKNPADPLTCRITDEVRSMIRYGRLNLKEQWPMKGPFHIIMCRNVMIYFDQPTQKKLIDRFVNMLEPGGYLFLGHSETISGTHSGLKNVRPAVYRKK; the protein is encoded by the coding sequence ATGAAAATTCAAACCGCACCAACGGCTGATTTAACCAGGCTGGAGCTGAAAAGCTCGGAATTTAAAAAAGTATCGACCCTGCTGTACGACTACTGCGGGATCAACATGCACGAGGGCAAGGAGGCGCTGGTAAGGGCCCGCCTGCTCAAACGCATCCGAAAGCTGGGACTGGGCAGCTTCAAGGAGTACTTCGACTATGTGGAAAGTGACAATGCCGGAGCAGAATTCCTCTCCCTGGTAGATGTGCTCACCACCAATAAAACCAGCTTCTTCCGGGAAAGCGCCCATTTCGATTTTATTCGCAAAGAGGTGATCCCCGAGATCAGAGACCGGCATGTAACGTGGTGGTCGGCCGGCTGTTCCAGTGGTGAAGAGCCGGTTTCCTGGGCCATTACCTGGCTGGAGGAACGGGTTGCCGGACACCGCGGTAGCGCTCGCATTCTGGCCACCGACATATCCAGCATAGTGCTTAACAAGGCAAAGGCAGGTATCTATCCGGTGGAACATATCAAAGGCATACCTGAGTATATCCGGAAACGATACTTCATAAAGAACCCGGCGGATCCGCTTACGTGCAGAATTACCGATGAGGTCAGGTCCATGATCCGTTATGGGCGCCTTAACCTGAAAGAGCAGTGGCCCATGAAAGGGCCTTTTCACATTATCATGTGCCGTAATGTGATGATCTATTTTGACCAGCCCACCCAAAAAAAACTGATTGACCGATTCGTCAACATGCTTGAACCGGGTGGATATCTTTTTCTGGGCCACTCCGAAACCATTTCCGGGACCCATTCAGGGTTGAAAAATGTGCGTCCGGCAGTTTACAGAAAAAAATAG
- a CDS encoding chemotaxis protein CheW, producing the protein MSDTVSTAVKETESKIQGGKFLTFFLGKEEYAIEILKVQEIIGLMPITPVPSMPMYIRGVLNLRGKIIPVMDLRSRFGFEAVEDTEETCIIVVQESRFRMGVVVDKVSEVADIDGAQIEEVPSFGANVSDDYLSGIGKVGESVKLLLDVSKVLFDFREVMEEQGEGGIDDPDAF; encoded by the coding sequence ATGAGTGACACAGTAAGCACAGCCGTCAAGGAAACCGAATCCAAAATACAGGGCGGAAAATTCCTGACCTTTTTCCTCGGCAAGGAGGAATACGCCATCGAAATCCTCAAGGTTCAGGAGATCATCGGACTGATGCCGATTACTCCGGTGCCCAGTATGCCAATGTACATACGCGGTGTTTTGAACCTGCGCGGAAAAATCATACCGGTAATGGATCTGCGTTCTCGCTTCGGATTCGAGGCGGTCGAAGATACCGAGGAAACCTGCATCATCGTCGTCCAGGAATCCCGTTTTCGAATGGGTGTTGTGGTCGACAAGGTTTCGGAAGTAGCCGATATCGATGGTGCCCAGATCGAGGAAGTACCCTCCTTCGGAGCAAATGTATCGGATGACTACCTCTCCGGTATCGGAAAGGTTGGAGAATCGGTTAAACTGCTTCTGGACGTATCCAAGGTTCTGTTCGACTTCCGTGAAGTCATGGAAGAGCAGGGCGAAGGCGGGATCGACGATCCGGATGCTTTTTAA